GGGGACGAGTCCTCGTTCGCCCAGCTGTACGACGCCACCTCGAGCCGGGTCCTCGGCCTCGCGGTGCGCGTCGTGCGCGACCCGGCCCAGGCCGAGGAGGTCGCCCAGGAGGCGTTCCTGGAGATCTGGCGGATGTCGGGACGCTTCGACCCGGCCAAGGGCAGCCCGCTCGGGTGGCTGCTCACCATCGTCCACCGCAAGGCCGTCGACCGGGTCCGCTCGGCCGAGGCGTCCACGCGGCGCGACACGACGTACACCCAGCGCAACCAGCCGGTGGACCACGACGCCACGGCGGAGGCCGGCCTGGCCTCGCTGGAGGCCCAGCGGGTCCGCGGCGCGCTGAGCACACTGACCGACGTCCAGCGCGAGGCGCTGGAGCTGGCCTACTTCGGGGGCTACACGCACACCGAAGTGGCGAGCATGCTCGACCTTCCGGTAGGGACAGCGAAGACCCGCATCCGGGACGGACTCATCAGACTTCGAGACACCATGGGGGTGGGGGCATGAGTGACATTCATGCTCTCTCGGGCGCGTACGCCGTCCACGCGTTGGACGAGGACGAGCGCAGCGAGTTCGAGCGACACCTGGCCACGTGCGACACCTGTCGCGCCGAGGTCGACTCGCTCGCCGAGACCGCGGCGCTGTTCGCCGAGACCACGCTGGGCACGCCGCCGGCCTCGCTGCGCGAGCGTGTGCTCGCCGACATCAGCACCGTGCGGCCCCTGCCGCCCGCCCTGCCCGAGCAGGCCAGGCACCGGGCGGACGACCGGACGGAGGGTCCGGCGGACGAGCCGGCCGCGACCGTGGTCGCCCTCGCGCCACGCCGGCGCCGGCGAGTCGCCAGCTTTCTGGCGGCCGCTGCGGCGGTCGCCGCGGTCGGGACCGGGATCGCGGTCACCCAGCTGAACGACGACGCGCCGCAGGACACCTTCAGCGCGATCGCCCAGGCGCCGGACGCCCGGACGTTCACCACCGAGCTCGGCAACGGCGGCAGCGCGACGGTCGTGGTCTCCAAGCAGCGCAACGAGGCCTACATCGAGGCCAAGCGGATGCCGGCCGCGCCGTCCGGGAAGCAGTACGTCCTGTGGCTGCAGCACGACGGGACCATGACCCAGGCCGGCGTGATGCCGGAGGGTGCGGACAGCAAGGTCAAGCTCAGCGGCGACGCGGCCACCGCGGACGGCGCGGCGGTGAGCATCGAGGACGCCGGCACCGCGCCGACCCAGCCCAGCGACGACGTGGTCGCCGCGTTCTCCTTCGACGCCTAGGACCGACGCATGACGCAGACCCCGCAGCGGATCGCGGTCGTCGGCTCCGGCGTGGCCGGGCTGACGGCGGCCTACGTCGCCTCGCGGACCGCGCACGTCACCCTGTTCGAGGCCGACGAGCGCCTCGGCGGCCACGCCGACACCCACCTCGTGCGGGAGGGTGACCGGGAGCTGGCCATCGACACCGGCTTCATCGTGCACAACCCGCGCACCTACCCGGTGCTGCTGCGGCTCTTCGCCGAGCTGGGGATCCGCACGCAGGGCTCGGAGATGTCGATGTCGATCCGCGACGACGGCACCGGCCTGGAGTGGGCGGGCGCGCTCGGTCGCAAGGGCGTGTTCCCGACCCGGGCCAACCTCACCAACCCGCGCTACCTGCGGATGCTGGCCGAGGTCCCGCGCTTCCACCACCGTGCGCAGGCCCTGCTGGCCGACGACGGCCCGGAGCTGACCCTGCGTGAGTTCCTGCGCTCGGGCCGCTTCACGGCGTACTTCCGTCGCCACTTCATGGAGCCCCTCGTGGCCGCGGTGTGGTCCTGCGACCCCGACGTGGCCCTGGACTACCCCGCGCGCTACCTGTTCACCTTCCTCGAGCACCACGGGATGCTCGGCGTCTTCGGCAGCCCGCAGTGGCGCACGGTGACCGGCGGCTCCCAGCAGTACGTCGCCGCGGTGGCCGCGCGGATCCAGTCCGTCCGCACCGGAGCCAAGGTCACCTCGGTGCTCGAGACCGCCGACGGCGTGGTCGTGACCGACGGCAACGGCGTCGCCGAGACCTTCGACGCCCTGGTCATCGCCACCCACCCGGGCCAGGCCCTGGACATGCTGGCGGCCCCGACGCGGCTGCAGCACGACGTGCTGGCGGCCATGCCCTACTCGCACAACGTGGCGCTGCTGCACACCGACGCATCGGTCCTCCCGCGCTCGGAGAACGCCCGCGCGTCGTGGAACTTCGCGCGCCGCACCGAGGGTGCCGGCGAGGTGCTCGTCACCTACGACCTGACCCGGTTGCAGCGCCTGGACACCGACACCCGCTACCTGGTCACGCTCGGGGGCGAGGACCTCATCGACCCGGCCACGGTCCTGGACCGGATGGAGTACGAGCACCCGCTCTACAACCCCGCGTCGGTGGCCGCCCAGGCCCGGCTGCCCGAGATCGACACCGCACGGATCAGCTTCGCCGGCGCCTACCACGGCTGGGGCTTCCACGAGGACGGCGCGCGCTCCGGCCTGCGGGCCGTGGAGCGGCTCGGGCTCAGCTGGCCCGACGTGCTGCCGCACTCCCCCGCCGACGACGTGCCGACCGGCGTCTACGAGACGACCGTCCGCCACACCCGGCGCACGCCGTGGAAGCGCTCCTTCGAGCACCGCTCGCACCTGTGGGTGGTCGACCTCGACGACCTGCCCGACCACGGCGTGCTGGCCCGGTTCGAGGCCCGCGACCACTTGGGCGACCCGGACCTGGGCATCCGCGCCAACGTCGAGGCCTTCCTCGCCCGGCACGGCGTCGACCTCACCGGCGGCCGGGTGGTGATGGCCGCGCAGGCCCGTGCCTTCGGCTACTGCTTCAACCCGATCTCGGTGCACTGGTGCTGGGACGCGGCCGGCGCGCACGTCGCCACCGTGGTCGAGGTGCACAACACCTACGGCGACCGGCACGCCTACCTGGTGCACCCCGACGCGCAGGGACGCGCGGAGACGGACAAGGCCATGTACGTCTCGCCGTTCCACGGCACCGACGGCACCTACGACCTGGTCGTGCCCGTGCCGCACGACGACCGCGTGGACGTGGTCGTGAACCTGACCACCGACGACGGCGCGACCTTCCACGCCTCGCTCAGCGGCCGGCGCACCGGCGCCACCGTGCGTGATGCTGCCCCCGCCGCCCTCAAGGGCTCGCTGCTGATCCGGGCGCACGGCGTCCGGCTGTGGCTGCGACGCTTGCCCGTGCAGACCCGGCCCGCCCACCACCAGGAGGGAGTCGACGCATGACCGACCTGCAGCCCACCCGACGCCACCTCGACGCGAACCACTGGCCCGGCCTCGACGTGGTCCCCACCGGCCCGCGCGCCCGGGTGTCCGCCCGCATCGCGCGGACGCTGTTCCGCGGCGCGGTCCACCGCCTCCCGGTCACCGTCCACGTCGGCGACGCGACGTACGGTCGCGGCGGACCGGTCGCGGTCGTGCACCGCCCCGAGGAGTTCTTCGCGCGGCTCGGGCGCGACCAGCTCATCGGCTTCGGCGAGGCCTACCTCACCGGCGCCTGGGACGCCGAGGACCTCGGCGGCTTCCTCTCCGTCCTCGCCGCCGAGATGCCGCGCCTGGTGCCCGAACCGCTGCAGAAGCTGCGCGGGCTCGTGGTGCGCAAGCCGCCGGCCGAGCAGGTCAGCAGCCCGGAGAACTCCCAGCAGAACATCGCCCACCACTACGACCTGTCCAACGAGCTGTTCCAGCTGTTCCTGGACCGGACCCTCAGCTACTCCTCGGCGCTGTTCGAGGGCGACGAGCCGCTGGAGGAGGCCCAGGTCCGCAAGATCGAGCGGCTGCTCGACCAGGCCCGGGTCGGCGCCGGCACGCGCCTGCTCGAGATCGGCTCGGGCTGGGGCGAACTGGCCATCCGCGCCGCGCGCCGCGGCGCCACCGTCACCACCCTCACGCTCTCGGTCGAGCAGAAGGCGCTGGCCGACGAGCGGATCGCGGCCGCCGGCCTGAGCGACCGGATCTCGGTCGAGCTCCGCGACTACCGCCACGCCCAGGGTGAGTACGACGCCGTCGTATCGGTGGAGATGGTCGAGGCCGTCGGCTGGCAGTACTGGACGACGTACTTCCAGACCATCGACCGGGTCCTCGCGCCGGGCGGCCGGGTGGCGATCCAGGCCATCACCATGCCGCACGACCGGATGCTCGCGACCCGCAACACCTACACGTGGATCAACAAGTACATCTTCCCCGGCGGCTTCCTGCCCTCGGTGCGCGTCATCGACGAGATCACCCGCCAGCACACGACGCTGCGGATGGACGCGCCGTTCGCCATGGGCGCGTCGTACGCGCGGACGCTGCAGCGCTGGGACCAAGCCTTCCTGGCCGCCTCGGACCGGGTGCTGACGCTCGGCTTCGACGAGACCTTCCTGCGGATGTGGCACTTCTACCTGGAGTACTCCCTGGCCGGCTTCGCCTCGGGCTACCTCGACGTGCACCAGCTGACCTTCGAGCGGGCGGCATGACCGCGCCGACGGGTGTCGCGCCGCTGCTGGAGGAGACGCTGCGGCCGTTCCTGCGCGGCGACCTGCCGGTGCGGCTCAAGGCCTGGGACGGCTCGACCGCCGGTCCCGACGACGCCCCGCTGGTCGTGCTCAACTCCCCCGACGCCGTGCGCCGGCTGCTGTGGCACCCGGGCGAGCTCGGCGCCGCGCAGGCCTACGTCACCGGTGAGCTCGACGTCCCCGGCGACCTGGACGAGGCGCTCACCCACGCCTTCGCGGTGGCCGCCCAGCGCGGCCTCTCCGGCGTGCGGCCCACGCCCTCGGCCCTGCTCCAGGCCGTGCGCACCGCGGTCGGCATCGGGGCGCTGGGCCGCCCGCCGGCCGCCCCGCGCTCGCAGGCCAGGCTCCGGGGCCGGCTGCACAGCCCGCTGCGCGACCGGAGCGCGATCTCGTTCCACTACGACCTGTCCAACGAGTTCTACTCGCTCATCCTCGAGCCGCAGATGGCCTACTCGTGCGGCTACCACCGCACGCCCGACGTACCCGTCGAGGAGGCGCAGACCGCCAAGCTCGACCTGGTCTGCCGCAAGCTCGGCCTCGAGCCCGGGATGACCCTGCTCGACGTCGGCTGCGGCTGGGGCTCGCTGTCGCTGCACGCGGCGGAGCACTTCGGCGCGCAGGTCACCGGCATCACCATCGCCGCGGAGCAGAAGCGCTTCATCGACCAGCGCATCCGCGAGCGGGGGCTCGGGGACCGCGTCTCCATCCAGCTGCGCGACTACCGCGACTCCGTCGGCCAGCACGACGCGGTGTCCTCGATCGAGATGGGCGAGCACGTCGGGCAGGACAACTACCCGACGTACGCCGCGGTCCTGCACCGCTCGGTCAAGCCGGGCGGCCGGGTCCTGGTGCAGCAGATGTCGCGGGCCGGCAAGTGGCCCGGCGGCGGGCCGTTCATCGAGAGCTTCATCGCGCCGGACATGTACATGCGCCCGGTCGGCGAGACCGTCGCGTTCTTCGAGCGCGCCGGGCTCGAGGTCCGCGACGTGCACGCCCTGCGCGAGCACTACGTGCTGACCGTGGCGGGGTGGCTGGAGAACTTCCACCGCAACCGCCCGCGCCTGGTCGACCTGGTCGGCGAGGAGGTCGTGCGCGTGTGGGAGCTCTACCTCGTCGGCGGCTCGATGGCCTTCCGTGACGGTCGGATGGGGGTCGACCAGCTGCTCATGGTCCGCCCGGGCGGCGCGCACACGCTGCCGCTGGAGCGCTCCTGGTGAGCGACGTCCTCGTCGCCCTCGTCGTCGGACTGCTCGCCGGCGCGGCCGGCATGACCGCGGCTGCCGTACGGGCCCAGCAGCTCGACAAGGTCGCAGTCGTCGACATCGCGTGGGGCGCCGGCTTCGTGCTCATCGCCCTGGCCTCGGCCGTCGTCGCCTCGCTGGTCGACGACGGCTCGCCGTGGCGGGCGTGGCTGGTCTTCGTGCTCGTCGCGCTGTGGGGCGGCCGGCTGGCCTGGCACGTGCGTCGCCGCGCCGTCGGCGAGCACGGGGGCAAGGAGGACCCGCGGTACGCAGAGATGCTCGGCGGGCCGCCGTCCGAGGTCGGCATGGGCATTGTCGTGCGCCGGGTCTTCCTCACCCAGGGCGTCGTGCAGTGGTTCGTGGCCGGCCCGGTCATGGTCGGCGCCGCCCTGCAGGCGGACTGGTGGCCGCTGGTCCCGGTCGGCGTCGTGGTGTGGGCGGTCGGGCTGTTCTTCGAGGCCGTCGGCGACCGCCAGCTCGCGGCGTACAAGGCGGAGCCCAAGGAGAGCCGTCCGCAGGTGATGGACCGCGGGCTGTGGCGCTACACGCGGCACCCCAACTACTTCGGCGACGCCTGCGTGTGGTGGGGACTGTGGCTGGTCGCCGGGCTCGGCTCCGGCTGGGTGGCCGGCCTGGTCACCGTGCTGTGCCCGGCGGCGATGACGTTCTTCATCTACCAGGTCACCGGCGTGAAGCTGCTGGAGAAGACGATGATGCAGCGCCCCGGCTACCCGGCGTACGCCGCCCGCACGTCGGCCTTCGTGCCGCTGCCGCCCCGCAGGGCCTAGGCCTCGCCGGCCTCGCCGGCCTCGCGGCGCTTCTGCTCCTCGTGGCGCTTGCGCTGCGCCTCGGCCCGGGCGCGGACCTGGGCCAGGAACTCCTCGTCCTTGGCCGGGTCCACCGCCGCGGCGCGGCCGGGGCGGTCGTACTCCGGGAAGGCCGGCTGCTCGCGGTCCCAGGCGCCCATCCGCCGGGTCTGGCCCTGCGGCCGGCCGAAGGCGTACCACGCGATGGTGCCGAGCACGGAGAAGAAGAACACGATGAGCAGCCACGCGATCTTGTTCAGCGCCCGGACCGCGTTCTCGGGGGTCTGGGCCACGTCGATCAGCGTGAACACCCACACCGCGAACGCCACCACGCTGACGAGCAGCTCGAGCTTGATCACCGCCGCAGTGTGACCCCTGGGGGCCGCCGCTGTCTCTGGTCCGTGGGGGTGGTCCCGGTCACCGGGCGTTCACCTCACCTGCCTAGGCTCCTGCGGTGACCGACGCGGGGGACGCCGAGCTGGGCGAGGAGCTGGTCCGCCTGGCGTCGGCCGACAACTTCCGTGACGTGGCCGGCCCGGACACGGCGTACGTCGCCGCGGACGGGACACCGCTGCGCCGCGGGGTGGCCTACCGCTCCAACGAGCTGCAGCTGAGCGACGCCGACGCGACGACCATCGCGGGGCTGGGCGTCACCGACATCTACGACCTGCGGACGGCGCACGAGGTCGAGGAGCACCCGGACGTGGAGGTGGCCGGGGCGACGTGGCACCACCTCGAGGTCGGCGGCATCCCGATGCTCGAGCTCGAGCACCTCTCGACGCGAGAGGCGGCCGACGAGGTGATGCGGTCGGTCTACCGGAGCTTCGTGGAGTCGCCCGAGGCGCGCGCGGCGTTCGCGCAGCTCCTGCGGCACGTGGCCGAGGAGCGCGCGGGCGCGACGCTGTTCCACTGTGCGGCCGGCAAGGACCGCACGGGGTGGGGCGCGGCGCTGCTGCTGCACGTGGCCGGGGTCGCCGACGAGGTGGTCCTCGAGGACTACCTGTTGACCAACACCTTCTCCAGCGCCACCCGCGAGAAGTACCTCGGGCTGGTCCGCGAGCACCTCGGCGCGGACAAGGTCGAGGTCTACGAGGTCGCCATGCTGGTGAGCGAGGGCTTCCTGCAGGAGGCCCTCGACGCCGTCGCCGCGTCGTACGGCGACCTGGCGGGCTACCTGCGCGACGGGCTGGGGCTCGAGGAGGAGACGCTGGCGCGGTTGCGCGCCAGACTGCGGGCATGAGCCCCGACCGCCCGGCGTACGCCTGGCGTGCGGTCGGTGTCGTCGTCGCCGTCCAAGCGGTGGTGCTGCTCGCGATGGCGCCGTTCTACGGCCCGCACCGCGACGAGCTCTACTTCGTGGCCGCGGGCCGGCGGCTCGCGTGGGGCTACCCGGACCAGCCGTCCTTCACCCCGCTCCTGGCCCGCCTGGCCACCGAGGTCGCGCCGCACTCGCCGGTCGTGCTGCGGCTGCCGTCGCTGCTGGCCGTGGTCGGCCTGGTGCTCCCTCGCGGTGCAGTACGCGCGGCTGCTCGGCGCCGCCCGCCGCGGCCAGGTGCTGACCGCGGCCGTGGTCGCGAGCAGCGTGGTGGTGATGGCGCTCGGCCACCGGCTGAGCACGGCCACCTTCGACACGCTGGCGTGGACCGCGGTCCTGGTGCTCGTCACCCAGGCGCTGGTCGACGACCGGCCGCGGCTGTGGCTGGTCGCCGGCGTGGTGGCGGGCGTGGGGCTGAACAACAAGCACGCCGTGGTCTTCCTGCTGTTCGGGGTGCTGGTCGCACTGGCCCTCGACCCGATCCACCGGCCGGTGCTGCGGACCCGCTGGCCGTGGCTGGCCGGGCTCGTCGCCGCGGTCATGTGGGTGCCCAACCTGGTGTGGCAGGCCCAGCACGGCTGGCCGGTGCTCGACCTGTCCGCGGACATCGCCGACGAGTACGGCGGCGTCGGCGGTCGGGTGCAGCTCGTGGTCCAGGCGGTGCTGATCTTCAGCCCGCTCATGTTCCTGGTCTGGGCGCGCGGGCTCGGCGCGCTGCTGCGCGACGCGCGCTGGCGGGCGGTCCGGCTCCCGGCGTACGTCTTCGTGGTCGTGCTCGTGGTCTTCCTGGTCACCGGCGGCAAGGCCTACTACCTGGCCGGCGCGATCGTGCCGCTGCTCGCGGCCGGGTGCACCTGGGTCGCCGAGCGCTGGCCCAGCCACGCCGACGAGCTCGGCTTCGTGCTCGCGCTCTCCGCCGTCGTGGCCTGGCCCGCGCTGGTTCCGGTCCTCCCCGCGGCGACGTACGCCGGCTCGTTCTACCCCTCGATCGACGACGACCAGCCCGAGACGATCGGCTGGCCGACGTACGCCGCACAGGTGCGCGACGTGGTCCGCGACCTGCCCGACGCGGCGGTGGTGTTCACCGGCAACTACGGGGAGGGCGGGGCCTTCGAGTGGTACGGGGTGGGCGCGCCCGTCTACTCGGGTCACAACGGCTGGCGCGACTGGGGACCCCCACCGGACGGCGCGGCCCCGGTCGTGGTGGTCGGCTTCGACCCGGACGACGCGGACTTCACCGGGTGCGAGCAGCGCACCACCCTGCACAACCGCTACGGCCTGGACAACGAGGAGGAGGGCCTGCCGGTGTGGGTGTGCGACGGACCGGCCGGCTCGTGGTCCTCAGTCTGGGCGCGGCTGGTGCACTACGACGCCTGATTCCTGGCGACGGCCACGCGGACCAGCGCCTGGAACGCCTCGGCGTCGAGCTCGTCGCCCTCGTGCAGGTCGACCGCACGGCGGGTGCCGGCGTCGAGGCTGGCGTTGAAGATCCCGGCCGGGTCGTCGAGCGAGGCGCCCTGGGCGAAGGTGAGCTTCACCTTGTCCTTGTAGGTCTCCAGCGTGCAGACGATCCCGTCGCGGGAGAAGGTCGGGACGCCGTCGGGGTTGGTGGGCTTCCTCCACTTGGCCTCCTCCTCGATCTCGGGGTCGGCCTGCAGGATCAGCTCGCGGGCCCGCTGGGCCGTGGCAGTGCGCCAGTCGTCGCTCATGGTCCCTTCTTACCGCGTGGACCGGGGTCGTCGACGACGAGGAGCTCTCCGGTCTGCGGATCCTCGAAGCTGACCTCGACGATCTCGGCCGACTTGTGCATCTGGGCGCGCACGTAGCTGGCGTACGCGCGGCGGTCGGCCTCGGTCAGGTCGGAGCGGTCCACGAAGAGCGAGGCGAGCGAGCGCGGCCAGAGCCGACGGGCGAGGACGGTGTTGACCTCCATGCCCAGCACGCCGACGAACGCCGCCACGTAGATGACGCCGATGAGGCCGAGCACCAGCCCGAACACGCCGCTCATGCCCGCGGTCTCCCGCAGCACGCGGGTCGTGTAGACCGTGCCGACGTACTGCAGGCCCTGCCACAGCACCGCGACCGTGAACGCCCCCGGCGCCGCCCGTCCCAGGTGGTGCCGACGGGCCGCGGCCAGCCGGAACACCGCCGTGAGCACCAACCCGATGAGCAGCACCGTGAGCAGCCGGACCGCCCAGCGCAGCGTGGTGTCCAACCGCGGGCCGAACACCTCGGTCTCGCTGCCGATCGTGGACACCGTGGTGATGGCCAGCACCGAGGCGCCGGCGATGACCAGGAGTCCGAGGCTCTTGAGCCGCAGCCGGACCAGGTTGGGGCGCCGGTTGCGCGGCACCGACCACGTGGTGTTGAGCGCGTTCTGCAGCGCCTGGCCCAGGCCGAGCGAGCCGTACGTCGCCGCGAGGATCCCGACCACGGTGCTGGTCGTCGAGCCCTGGAGCCGCTCGGGCCGCCCGAGCTCGTCGCCGATGATCGGGAAGGTCCCGAGCGCGGAGTCGATGACCCGCTTCTGCAGCTCCGCGTCGCCCTGGAGGAAGAAGCCGAAGATGGTCACCGCGAGCAGCAGCAGCGGGAAGATCGCGAGCAGGGCGTAGAAGCTGATGATGGCCGCGAGGTAGGGCCCCTGGTCGTCGAAGAACTTGTAGAAGGTGGCCACGGGGAAGCCGAGCACCGACCGCTTGCGCTGCGCGCGATCGAGTGCGCCGACGAACCCCACGGCGATGACGCTACCGAGCGTTCCGCGACGACACGGCGGCGACGCCCTAGTCTCCTGCCATGCCCCGTGTCCCGGGCGCCGTCGCGCTCGCCGCCCTGCTCCTCGGCGTCGCCGGGCCCGCCTCCGCGACCACCACGGTCGCCGGCCGGGACCCGGCCCGCGACGTGCTGAGCCGAGGGGTGACCGACGACGGCAAGCCGCATCACCCGGAGCCGGCGCAGCGGGTCGGCGACATCGTCCGGCTCACCGCGACGTACGGCTCTGAGCTGGTCGTCACCACCAAGGTGCGCCAGCTGTCCTCGCGCGACGACCAGGACTTCAGCTGGTTGCTCAGGACCTCGGAGGACCGCTTCACCTGGTTCGCGGACTACACCCTCCCGGCCGGGCGCGACCGCGGCATCTTCGTGCTCATCGACCCCGTCGCCAACGAGCCCGACTGCGGCAGCGTGCGCCTGGACCGCGCGGCCCGCACCGTCACCCTCATCATCCCCGCCGACTGCCTCGGGTCACCGGCGTGGGTGCGGGTCGCCCACGGCGTGCGCGTCTACAGCCCCACCAAGGAGTACGCCGACGACGCCCAGCGCGCCGGGGACGTGCGCAACAGCGGCTGGCGGTTCGGACCGGAGCTGGGTGCGTAGGTAGGCCGGGGCCCGGACCTACGATCGCCCGGTGAGCGCGACGCTGGTGGCGAAGGGCCTGGCCGGTGGGCACGGGCACCGCGTGCTCTTCGAGGCCCTGGACCTCACCGTCGCCCCGGGCGACGTGGTCGGCGTCGTCGGGGCCAACGGCGCCGGG
This genomic window from Nocardioides anomalus contains:
- the sigK gene encoding ECF RNA polymerase sigma factor SigK, whose translation is MDQLRPVPDGAPSQEGASSPAPDLVDLLRACGRGDESSFAQLYDATSSRVLGLAVRVVRDPAQAEEVAQEAFLEIWRMSGRFDPAKGSPLGWLLTIVHRKAVDRVRSAEASTRRDTTYTQRNQPVDHDATAEAGLASLEAQRVRGALSTLTDVQREALELAYFGGYTHTEVASMLDLPVGTAKTRIRDGLIRLRDTMGVGA
- a CDS encoding anti-sigma factor; translated protein: MSDIHALSGAYAVHALDEDERSEFERHLATCDTCRAEVDSLAETAALFAETTLGTPPASLRERVLADISTVRPLPPALPEQARHRADDRTEGPADEPAATVVALAPRRRRRVASFLAAAAAVAAVGTGIAVTQLNDDAPQDTFSAIAQAPDARTFTTELGNGGSATVVVSKQRNEAYIEAKRMPAAPSGKQYVLWLQHDGTMTQAGVMPEGADSKVKLSGDAATADGAAVSIEDAGTAPTQPSDDVVAAFSFDA
- a CDS encoding FAD-dependent oxidoreductase — encoded protein: MTQTPQRIAVVGSGVAGLTAAYVASRTAHVTLFEADERLGGHADTHLVREGDRELAIDTGFIVHNPRTYPVLLRLFAELGIRTQGSEMSMSIRDDGTGLEWAGALGRKGVFPTRANLTNPRYLRMLAEVPRFHHRAQALLADDGPELTLREFLRSGRFTAYFRRHFMEPLVAAVWSCDPDVALDYPARYLFTFLEHHGMLGVFGSPQWRTVTGGSQQYVAAVAARIQSVRTGAKVTSVLETADGVVVTDGNGVAETFDALVIATHPGQALDMLAAPTRLQHDVLAAMPYSHNVALLHTDASVLPRSENARASWNFARRTEGAGEVLVTYDLTRLQRLDTDTRYLVTLGGEDLIDPATVLDRMEYEHPLYNPASVAAQARLPEIDTARISFAGAYHGWGFHEDGARSGLRAVERLGLSWPDVLPHSPADDVPTGVYETTVRHTRRTPWKRSFEHRSHLWVVDLDDLPDHGVLARFEARDHLGDPDLGIRANVEAFLARHGVDLTGGRVVMAAQARAFGYCFNPISVHWCWDAAGAHVATVVEVHNTYGDRHAYLVHPDAQGRAETDKAMYVSPFHGTDGTYDLVVPVPHDDRVDVVVNLTTDDGATFHASLSGRRTGATVRDAAPAALKGSLLIRAHGVRLWLRRLPVQTRPAHHQEGVDA
- a CDS encoding SAM-dependent methyltransferase, which produces MTDLQPTRRHLDANHWPGLDVVPTGPRARVSARIARTLFRGAVHRLPVTVHVGDATYGRGGPVAVVHRPEEFFARLGRDQLIGFGEAYLTGAWDAEDLGGFLSVLAAEMPRLVPEPLQKLRGLVVRKPPAEQVSSPENSQQNIAHHYDLSNELFQLFLDRTLSYSSALFEGDEPLEEAQVRKIERLLDQARVGAGTRLLEIGSGWGELAIRAARRGATVTTLTLSVEQKALADERIAAAGLSDRISVELRDYRHAQGEYDAVVSVEMVEAVGWQYWTTYFQTIDRVLAPGGRVAIQAITMPHDRMLATRNTYTWINKYIFPGGFLPSVRVIDEITRQHTTLRMDAPFAMGASYARTLQRWDQAFLAASDRVLTLGFDETFLRMWHFYLEYSLAGFASGYLDVHQLTFERAA
- a CDS encoding SAM-dependent methyltransferase, with product MTAPTGVAPLLEETLRPFLRGDLPVRLKAWDGSTAGPDDAPLVVLNSPDAVRRLLWHPGELGAAQAYVTGELDVPGDLDEALTHAFAVAAQRGLSGVRPTPSALLQAVRTAVGIGALGRPPAAPRSQARLRGRLHSPLRDRSAISFHYDLSNEFYSLILEPQMAYSCGYHRTPDVPVEEAQTAKLDLVCRKLGLEPGMTLLDVGCGWGSLSLHAAEHFGAQVTGITIAAEQKRFIDQRIRERGLGDRVSIQLRDYRDSVGQHDAVSSIEMGEHVGQDNYPTYAAVLHRSVKPGGRVLVQQMSRAGKWPGGGPFIESFIAPDMYMRPVGETVAFFERAGLEVRDVHALREHYVLTVAGWLENFHRNRPRLVDLVGEEVVRVWELYLVGGSMAFRDGRMGVDQLLMVRPGGAHTLPLERSW
- a CDS encoding DUF1295 domain-containing protein; this encodes MSDVLVALVVGLLAGAAGMTAAAVRAQQLDKVAVVDIAWGAGFVLIALASAVVASLVDDGSPWRAWLVFVLVALWGGRLAWHVRRRAVGEHGGKEDPRYAEMLGGPPSEVGMGIVVRRVFLTQGVVQWFVAGPVMVGAALQADWWPLVPVGVVVWAVGLFFEAVGDRQLAAYKAEPKESRPQVMDRGLWRYTRHPNYFGDACVWWGLWLVAGLGSGWVAGLVTVLCPAAMTFFIYQVTGVKLLEKTMMQRPGYPAYAARTSAFVPLPPRRA
- a CDS encoding PLD nuclease N-terminal domain-containing protein; protein product: MIKLELLVSVVAFAVWVFTLIDVAQTPENAVRALNKIAWLLIVFFFSVLGTIAWYAFGRPQGQTRRMGAWDREQPAFPEYDRPGRAAAVDPAKDEEFLAQVRARAEAQRKRHEEQKRREAGEAGEA
- a CDS encoding tyrosine-protein phosphatase encodes the protein MTDAGDAELGEELVRLASADNFRDVAGPDTAYVAADGTPLRRGVAYRSNELQLSDADATTIAGLGVTDIYDLRTAHEVEEHPDVEVAGATWHHLEVGGIPMLELEHLSTREAADEVMRSVYRSFVESPEARAAFAQLLRHVAEERAGATLFHCAAGKDRTGWGAALLLHVAGVADEVVLEDYLLTNTFSSATREKYLGLVREHLGADKVEVYEVAMLVSEGFLQEALDAVAASYGDLAGYLRDGLGLEEETLARLRARLRA
- a CDS encoding glycosyltransferase family 39 protein — translated: MQYARLLGAARRGQVLTAAVVASSVVVMALGHRLSTATFDTLAWTAVLVLVTQALVDDRPRLWLVAGVVAGVGLNNKHAVVFLLFGVLVALALDPIHRPVLRTRWPWLAGLVAAVMWVPNLVWQAQHGWPVLDLSADIADEYGGVGGRVQLVVQAVLIFSPLMFLVWARGLGALLRDARWRAVRLPAYVFVVVLVVFLVTGGKAYYLAGAIVPLLAAGCTWVAERWPSHADELGFVLALSAVVAWPALVPVLPAATYAGSFYPSIDDDQPETIGWPTYAAQVRDVVRDLPDAAVVFTGNYGEGGAFEWYGVGAPVYSGHNGWRDWGPPPDGAAPVVVVGFDPDDADFTGCEQRTTLHNRYGLDNEEEGLPVWVCDGPAGSWSSVWARLVHYDA
- a CDS encoding DUF1801 domain-containing protein; amino-acid sequence: MSDDWRTATAQRARELILQADPEIEEEAKWRKPTNPDGVPTFSRDGIVCTLETYKDKVKLTFAQGASLDDPAGIFNASLDAGTRRAVDLHEGDELDAEAFQALVRVAVARNQAS
- a CDS encoding YihY/virulence factor BrkB family protein, translating into MGFVGALDRAQRKRSVLGFPVATFYKFFDDQGPYLAAIISFYALLAIFPLLLLAVTIFGFFLQGDAELQKRVIDSALGTFPIIGDELGRPERLQGSTTSTVVGILAATYGSLGLGQALQNALNTTWSVPRNRRPNLVRLRLKSLGLLVIAGASVLAITTVSTIGSETEVFGPRLDTTLRWAVRLLTVLLIGLVLTAVFRLAAARRHHLGRAAPGAFTVAVLWQGLQYVGTVYTTRVLRETAGMSGVFGLVLGLIGVIYVAAFVGVLGMEVNTVLARRLWPRSLASLFVDRSDLTEADRRAYASYVRAQMHKSAEIVEVSFEDPQTGELLVVDDPGPRGKKGP